The following is a genomic window from Desulfomonilia bacterium.
GAGTTCACTTCTGAGGGCCTTTAATTCAGCAATCAGGGCATCAATATCCTTTCTCATTTCTGTCTCAGACATTTTATATCCTTTCCAGCCTGGCTGAATGAAGCCCTGGCACGTGCTAAGTCTTTCTTTGCCTTAATGAGCCCGATAAGGGCCAACAGAATTCCCGGGATAACAAGTGCTCCGGCAACTATGAGTGCCGCCGCCCAGGGCTGAAGCCATATGCAAAGGATAAGCACCGAGGTGACAAGAAACATGAGTCCGCCCAAAGCAAGCAGAATCAGCCCCGCAACTGCAAGGGCTAAACCGACAGGAGCCTGGGATAATCCGGCCTTGACCTCTTTCTTGACATACGCCTTTTCCATGCCGGCCAGTTTCATAATCCCTTTCAGGTATGTTAAGACAAGGGCGGGCAACGATAGTTTTGGTATTTCTTCAACCTTCATCAATCAATCTTCCTTAAATTTTAATCAATTCCCAAGGAGCGGCCGTTTTGCGCTCTTGCGAATTTCTTTTTCATCGGCCCATTCAAGAAGGCCGGTGGATATATTTACTAGATTAAGAGTTATTTTGAAATAGACATCCTCAACCTTGCCAGCCTTTTTCTTTATGGACGTGATTTCACCGTAAAGAAAATAGTCCGCACCGACCTGTTTTCCGATATTCTTTCTCGTGCCGGGGTCTACATAGTCTGTCAGATTCTGATATTCAAGCTGTTTTATGATTTCGTCGTTTGCTTCACTTACAGCCGAAAACTGCACCCTTCCGGACTTGAGCAGGGTAACCTTTATCTTGTCCGTTATGGATTTTGTGTCTATGTGCTCGTCAGTTTTGTTCTTGACGTTTGATACATACATGACAGGCCTTTTCCCTGACTGAAGAAGCGGTGTTGCAAGAAGCGAGTTCACCATCTTTTCAGCGATCATCTGCAGATCGGTAGAGCCGAAGTCCGCTGTGACTGTTTCAACCTGTTCGGGATTGCCGTAACTTACATTGGGCGTGCTGGCGCATCCTGATGAAATAATTATTGCCAGAAGAATGGATAACAGTATCATAAGCTTTTTCATAATTTTGCCTCCTGGTTGGTATTTTACCTGAATTTCATCTAATTGAAAGGTGTGATTGCGTGGGGTCTTCTTATCATCATCTTGTAGCCGACGGATGCTTCGGATGGAGGAGTCGATTTGAATCCCCTTGTTTCCCCGCCGGTCAGAACCGCAGGAATCCAGTTGGTTATCGTGGATGTCTCTACCCCGCTTGAATCATACCATATGAAACGGTATTCAAAACTGACATCCCTGCTGACCTTGTTCTGAAGTTCCACCTGGACTTCGGCCCCGTTTATCCTTATTTCGCCGAAGGTTATCTGACGATTCAAGGCCCCGTCATTGATGATTACGGTCTTTTTTCCATCCAATCTTGCATCGATAATATTTGTAGCAACGCCGCCGCATCCGGCAAGAATCAGGCAGATGAGAATAAAAAGCAGACAATTTTTTTTCATATGTTCCCCCTTATGTTAATATGACTTTGAAGAGACTGTAATATTGCTGTCGGTTGCCCTTGCCAGCACGACAACATGCCTTGCGTTGGGAGGTATCTTAATCTTTTCTGA
Proteins encoded in this region:
- a CDS encoding YcfL family protein, encoding MKKNCLLFILICLILAGCGGVATNIIDARLDGKKTVIINDGALNRQITFGEIRINGAEVQVELQNKVSRDVSFEYRFIWYDSSGVETSTITNWIPAVLTGGETRGFKSTPPSEASVGYKMMIRRPHAITPFN
- a CDS encoding phage holin family protein, giving the protein MKVEEIPKLSLPALVLTYLKGIMKLAGMEKAYVKKEVKAGLSQAPVGLALAVAGLILLALGGLMFLVTSVLILCIWLQPWAAALIVAGALVIPGILLALIGLIKAKKDLARARASFSQAGKDIKCLRQK
- the lpoB gene encoding penicillin-binding protein activator LpoB, whose protein sequence is MKKLMILLSILLAIIISSGCASTPNVSYGNPEQVETVTADFGSTDLQMIAEKMVNSLLATPLLQSGKRPVMYVSNVKNKTDEHIDTKSITDKIKVTLLKSGRVQFSAVSEANDEIIKQLEYQNLTDYVDPGTRKNIGKQVGADYFLYGEITSIKKKAGKVEDVYFKITLNLVNISTGLLEWADEKEIRKSAKRPLLGN